Proteins from one Nyctibius grandis isolate bNycGra1 chromosome 2, bNycGra1.pri, whole genome shotgun sequence genomic window:
- the GJA5 gene encoding gap junction alpha-5 protein, with protein sequence MGDWSFLGEFLEEVHKHSTVVGKVWLTVLFIFRMLVLGTAAESSWGDEQSDFMCDTQQPGCENVCYDKAFPISHVRFWVLQIIFVSTPSLVYMGHAMHTVRMEEKRKMKEAELEAQEMKNNGDTYYQQKCPVAEKAELSCWDESGGKIILRGSLLNTYVYSILIRTAMEVAFIVGQYVLYGIFLETLYICQRAPCPHPVNCYVSRPTEKNVFIVFMLAVAVLSLFLSLAELYHLGWKKAKERCSRSYKPSPSTAPGRLESAPQVERAQMYTPPPDFNQCLSSPNGKFISPFSNKMASQQNTANFATERVHGQEDAAGEGPFIKSSYVESPEVANECAAPTFPENYFNEKRRLSKTSRASSKARSDDLSV encoded by the coding sequence ATGGGAGATTGGAGTTTCCTGGGAGAGTTCCTCGAGGAGGTCCACAAACACTCCACAGTGGTGGGGAAAGTCTGGTTGACCGTGCTCTTCATCTTCCGGATGCTGGTGCTGGGTACAGCAGCTGAGTCCTCCTGGGGGGACGAGCAGTCTGACTTCATGTGCGACAcccagcagcctggctgtgAGAACGTCTGCTACGACAAGGCTTTCCCCATCTCGCACGTCCGGTTTTGGGTCCTCCAGATCATCTTTGTCTCCACTCCATCTCTGGTGTATATGGGCCATGCGATGCACACAGTGCgcatggaagagaagaggaagatgaaggaggCAGAACTAGAGGCCCAGGAGATGAAAAACAACGGTGACACATACTACCAGCAGAAGTGCCCCGTGGCCGAGAAGGCCGAGCTGTCTTGCTGGGATGAATCAGGAGGCAAAATCATACTCAGGGGCAGCCTGCTGAACACCTACGTCTACAGTATTTTGATTCGCACTGCCATGGAAGTGGCCTTCATTGTGGGACAGTACGTCTTGTACGGGATCTTCCTGGAGACCCTGTATATCTGCCAGCGGGCACCTTGCCCCCACCCTGTCAACTGCTACGTTTCCCGTCCCACAGAGAAGAACGTGTTCATTGTCTTCATGCTGGCTGTGGCAGTGCTCTCCCTATTCCTCAGTCTGGCCGAGTTGTACCACTTGGGCTGGAAGAAAGCCAAAGAGAGGTGCTCCCGGTCTTACaaacccagccccagcacagcccctggcAGACTGGAGTCTGCTCCGCAAGTAGAAAGGGCCCAGATGTACACTCCTCCACCAGATTTTAACCAGTGCTTGTCAAGTCCCAATGGGAAGTTCATCAGCCCCTTCAGCAACAAGATGGCCTCCCAGCAGAACACCGCCAACTTCGCCACCGAGAGGGTCCATGGccaggaggatgctgctggTGAAGGGCCCTTCATTAAGTCCAGCTACGTGGAGAGTCCGGAGGTGGCCAACGAATGTGCAGCGCCCACCTTTCCCGAGAACTACTTCAATGAGAAACGCCGGCTCAGCAAGACCAGCCGTGCCAGCAGCAAGGCGAGGTCAGACGATTTGTCTGTGTGA